From one Humulus lupulus chromosome 8, drHumLupu1.1, whole genome shotgun sequence genomic stretch:
- the LOC133793591 gene encoding pseudo histidine-containing phosphotransfer protein 6 isoform X1 codes for MLGLGADRLRADMSRLLALLFHQGVLDEQFLQLQQLQDESSPNFVSEVVNIYFHESEKLLRNLRTLLMDKEFSDYKKMGIHLNQFMGSSSSIGAKRVRNVCVAFRGACEQNNRAGCLRALEHLEHEYCYLKNKLHELFQLEQQRAMAAGVRYPMQN; via the exons ATGTTGGGGTTGGGTGCGGATCGGTTGCGGGCCGACATGAGTCGTTTGCTCGCACTACTCTTTCACCAG GGAGTATTGGATGAGCAATTCTTGCAGCTGCAGCAGCTTCAAGACGAAAGCTCACCCAACTTCGTGTCCGAGGTCGTAAACATCTACTTCCACGAGTCTGAAAAACTCTTGAGAAATCTCAGAACCTTACT gatgGATAAGGAGTTTTCGGACTACAAGAAAATGGGAATTCATTTGAATCAGTTCATGGGAAGCAGCTCCAGTATTGGTGCCAAAAGAGTCAGAAATGTATGCGTTGCCTTTCGAGGCGCTTGTGAACAAAACAACCGTGCCGG GTGCTTGAGAGCTTTGGAGCATCTGGAACATGAATATTGTTACCTCAAGAACAAATTACACGAACTATTCCAA TTGGAGCAGCAGCGAGCTATGGCAGCTGGAGTTAGGTATCCAATGCAAAATTAA
- the LOC133793591 gene encoding pseudo histidine-containing phosphotransfer protein 6 isoform X2, giving the protein MLGLGADRLRADMSRLLALLFHQGVLDEQFLQLQQLQDESSPNFVMDKEFSDYKKMGIHLNQFMGSSSSIGAKRVRNVCVAFRGACEQNNRAGCLRALEHLEHEYCYLKNKLHELFQLEQQRAMAAGVRYPMQN; this is encoded by the exons ATGTTGGGGTTGGGTGCGGATCGGTTGCGGGCCGACATGAGTCGTTTGCTCGCACTACTCTTTCACCAG GGAGTATTGGATGAGCAATTCTTGCAGCTGCAGCAGCTTCAAGACGAAAGCTCACCCAACTTCGT gatgGATAAGGAGTTTTCGGACTACAAGAAAATGGGAATTCATTTGAATCAGTTCATGGGAAGCAGCTCCAGTATTGGTGCCAAAAGAGTCAGAAATGTATGCGTTGCCTTTCGAGGCGCTTGTGAACAAAACAACCGTGCCGG GTGCTTGAGAGCTTTGGAGCATCTGGAACATGAATATTGTTACCTCAAGAACAAATTACACGAACTATTCCAA TTGGAGCAGCAGCGAGCTATGGCAGCTGGAGTTAGGTATCCAATGCAAAATTAA